The Pyxidicoccus sp. MSG2 DNA segment GCTTCTGGGCCCGCGACAGGGCGTGGAAGTAGACGTCCTCCAGGTCGGGATTCGCGGGCTCGAAGCCCGGCGGCTGGGTCTCCGCGTAGACGTGGACGAGCCGCTGCCCGGCCACGCGGCGCACGGCGATGACCTCCAGTTCCTTCATCAGCGCGTCCAGCTCCTCCTGCTGGGAGATGAAGCGCTTCCACACGCGCTGCTGGAGCGCGTCCACGAGCTTGAGCGGGTGCCCGCTGAGGACGACGTTGCCCTGCGCGAGGATGGCCATGTTCTGGCAGAGGTCCGCGACGTCCGAGACGATGTGCGTGGACAGCAGCACCACGACGTCGGTGCTGATTTCGGCGAGCAGGTTGTGGAAGCGGAAGCGCTCGGCGGGGTCGAGGCCGGCGGTGGGCTCGTCGACGATGAGGAGCTTCGGGTTGCCGAGCAGCGCCTGGGCGATGCCGAAGCGCTGCTTCATGCCGCCAGAGAAGCCGCCGAGCCGGCGGTCCCGGTGCTCCCAGAGGTTGGTCTTCTGGAGCAGCGCCTTCACCGCGTCGTGGCGTGGGCCCCGCTGGGCGAGGCCCTTGAGCTGGGCGAGGTGGTCCAGCATGTCCCAGGCCGTCACCTTGGGGTACACGCCGAAGTCCTGGGGCAGGTAGCCGAGCACCTCGCGCAGCTTGTCCTTGTCGCGGCGCAGGTCGATGCCGTCGAAGGTCATGCTGCCCGTGTCCACGTCCTGCAGCGTGGCGATGCTGCGCATCAGTGTGGACTTGCCAGCACCATTGGGCCCGAGCAGGCCGAACATGCCGCGAGGAATGTTGAGGTTGACACCCTGCAACGCACGAGTGCCGTTGGGGTAGGTCTTCGACACGCCTTCCAGTCTGAGCTCCATGGGGCGCACGCTAGCGGACCCCGGGGCCAGTGCGCGAGGCGGGTCTCGCAGGTAGCATGCGGCCATGTCCTCTTCGTGCCGGAGCACCGCCGCGGCCCTGGCCCTCGCACTGTGTGCGTGCGGCGACGGTGAGCCGGTGATGCTGGAGGCGGTGGCCGCGGACTGCGCGGGCGGCCCGGCACAGCAGATGGACCGGCTGCCGTCGGGCAGCATGGTGCTCAACGCGTACTTCCTGCAGGAGGAGGCGGCGCGTGACGTGCGGCGCGGGCTGTCGGAGTCGCCGGTGCTGGAGGAGGTGCTGGCGAAGGCGGCGGCACTGGGCGTGCGGGCAGTGCGGACCAACGGGCACAACGAGGCGGTGTCGAAGGTGGGAGACAGCGCCATGCAGGTGGCGCCGCTCCAGTACGACGAGGTGTCGCTCGAGGGGTTGGACCGGGTGCTCGCGCGGGCGCGGGTGCACGGCGTGCGACTGGTGCTGACGCTGGGCAACTACTGGGACGCGTATGGAGGGGCGCGGCAGTACGTGGAGTGGGCGGGACTGCCACAGCCCGTGGAAGGCGACCCGCGCTTCTTCACCGAGCCGTCCGTGGTGGCGCACTACAAGGCGCATGTGGTGCGGCTCTTGGACCGGGTGAACACGGTGGACGGCATCCGCTATGGCGACCACCCGGCGGTGCTCGCGTGGGAGTTGCTCAACGAGCCGCGCGGGAAGGGCTTGGACAAGGAGGGCGTGAAGCTGCGCGCCTGGATTGATGACGTGGCGCGCGAGGTGAAGGCGCACGCGCCCGGGCATCTGGTGGGCACGGGGGAGGAGGGGTTCGAGCCTTCACCGGAAGGCTACGACGCGCCCTTCTGGGCGGCGGTGGGCTCGACGATGCTGCGGACGCCGGGCTCCAGCTTCGCTCGGAACACGGCGTCACCGTTCATCGACTTCGCGTCCGTGCACTTCTATCCGGAGGCCTGGGGCCTGGATGGCGCGGGCACGGCGGTGGCGGGGGCGAAGTGGATTTCGGAGCACGCGGCGATTGCGCGGAGCCTGGGCAAGCCGCTGTTCGTCGGGGAATTGGGACTGCGCAACGAGGGCGATCTGGACCTGTCGCAGCGCCGGGCGCTCTACCGGGGCTGGCTGGAGTGCATGCGCGAGGAGGGCGTGGGCGGCGGCTCGCTGTGGATGTTCGCCAATGACTCACGGCCCGACGCGTGGGACGCGCACACGTTCTACTTCCGCGACGGCACGGCGCCGGAGGACCCGGTGAATCGCTACGCGGACCTCATCATCGAGGCGGCCTCGGCGGCTCGGTGATTCCCGAGGGCGCGCGTCCCCCCGGGACGCGGCTGCGTTCCAGCGGGCAGCGGACGGGATGCGCGGTGAGGGCGTGTGCCTCGGGAGGGCTCGGCACGCCAGTGGCAAGGGAGCGGGCCTGGGAGCGGAGATGGCCTTCCAGGAACGACTCGCGCTGGACCTCTCGCTGAGCATCGGCGGACAGACCTTCACTGTTCCGGGCGGACAGGTGGAGTCGTGCTCTGTGCACCTGACGCTCCATGGCTTCACCGCGTCCGTGACGTTCTGGACCGGGCTGGAGAAGGACGACGCGGCGCTCTTCACCGCCTTCTCCACGCCGGACCTCCTCAAGGTCCGGCTGGCCATCTCCGGGGGCTATCCGGTGCCGGCGTCACCGCCCGAGCCGCTCGTCGTGCAGGGGCTTGCGCGCACCCGGCGACTGGAGGCGCGGACGCATGGCACGGTCGAGGGCACGGCCGTGCGCTTCCGCCGCTACACCGTGGACTTCGAGGATGCCGCACGGGTGGTCTGGCGCCAGCACCGCCCCACCGAGCTGCACACCCAGATGTCATTGGCGGACCTGCTCACAGCCCACACTGCGGGCGCCGTCACGCTGGAGTGTGACTGGGACGTACTCGACGAGAAGCGGCCCCTGGTCTGCCTTGCGCTTGGCGAAGACGCTCCGGGCACCAGCTTCCACGACTTCGTCCTCTGGCTGGCGCACACCTACGGCGGGGCCTGGACGTATGACTCCGCGAGAGACGGCTACACCCTGTCCGGGCGGAAGCCCCGGGTGGGCACGGTGGCGCGGCTCGGCGCGGACCGGGTCGAGCGGTGCGAGGTGTTGTTCCCGCCCGTGCCCCGCCATGCGGCGCGGGTCCTCAATGGCTCGGCACTCCAGGGCGCTTCGCTGGACGTGGACTCCCAGCAGGCCGCCACCGGCATCCGCCACGACTTCCTGGTGCGCACGCCCATCGCCGCCGAGGCGGAGCAGCGACAGTCGCTGGAGGCTGTGCGGCTGCGCGTGCCCCAGCGTCAGGTCCGGCTCACCTTCCGTCACTTCCCCACCGTCGCGGTGCATCCGGGCGCTGGGCTCCGGCTGGAGGGAACCGGCTGGAGCAAAGGTGCCGTGGGTACGGGCGAGGACCTGCGCGCGGTGGAGCTGTCGCTGGAGGCGCGGAGCCTGCACTCGGGGCCACACGACGGGCTGCAGGTGTCGCATGCGGGCTACACGGTGGAGCTGAGCGCGCGGCTGGAGCGGGCTTCCGACACCTCGGTGGAGCTTCCGCCCTTCCGTCGGCCTCGCTACCCGCTGCACGTCGAGGGCAAGGTGCACAGCCCGGCGGGCGGGGAGACGGACCGCACCTGGCTGCTGTCCGAGGACACGAAGACGTCCGTGCTCGCGTGGCAGGTGACGGTGCCGCTGTGGAACAAGACGGTCCGTGTGCCGGCGGAGCCCGGGGCCTTTCCGGGCGAGTTCTACTTCCCGCCCTACAAGCATGAGCGGGTGCTGGTGGCCCTTCACTTCGACCGGGCCGAGCTGCACCGCCACCTCGACTGGGCCGAGGGGGCGCGCCTCCCGCAGGACGGGCAGGGCGATGGGATGCTGCTGGGCAAGAGCGCCACGAGCCAGACGTCGCTCATCCACGACTACCAGGACGGCAAGCCCGTGTGGAACATGCACCGGGTCTCGGGCTCGGACACGGGGACCGTGCGCATGGCCGAGGGCGTGCTGTTGCTCCAGACGAAGGAAGACCCGGGAGCGGGTTCGACCGAGTCCACCTACGACGTGTCACCGCAGGTGGAATCGGCGCGGGCGGACCTGTCGGCCGGCGTCACGGGGGCGATGGGGGAGATGACGGCCACGTACCGGGTGGCCTCTGGCGGTGCGCAGGCGAAGCTGGACGGGGCAACGACGGAGACCACGGCCGCGCTCGAAGCGGCGCAGGCGGCCGTGAGCGCGAAGGTCTCCGAGGCACGTGCCGAGCTCAATGGGGCGCTGGCTGGTTTGTCGGGGCGCACGGCCCCGCTCTCGGGCGCTGCGGCGGAAGTTCGCGCTGCACTGGAGCGGCTGAAGTGAGACGGGCGCGGCATGACATGGCAGCGCGGGAGCCGCGTGGCATGGATGTGCTGACGGCGCGGATGACGACGTGGGAGCGGCGTCGCAAGGCGGTGCGGAAGTCGGCAGGGGAGGGCACGTCATGAAGGCACTGCTCGGCACGGTGACGGAGCTGAAGGGTGAGCTGGAGTCCACCGGGGCAGGTTTCTCCTCGCGTCTTGGCGCTGCTCGCGAAGACGTCGAGGCTCGGGCTGGTGGTGTCGGGGCGCTTATCGCAACCTTGCGTCCCGAGATGGAGCCAGCACTCACCGCACTTTCCGCGCGCATCGAGGCGCTCGATGCGAAGCTTGCGGCGCGTGAGGACACGCCGGAAGTTGGCAGGCTCCGTGCGGGACTCCCTCCGTTGCGCGCCCAGGTGGAAGGCACGGCGAGCGCCGTGTCCGGGACGCTCGCCGCGCTGGAGCAGG contains these protein-coding regions:
- a CDS encoding ABC transporter ATP-binding protein → MELRLEGVSKTYPNGTRALQGVNLNIPRGMFGLLGPNGAGKSTLMRSIATLQDVDTGSMTFDGIDLRRDKDKLREVLGYLPQDFGVYPKVTAWDMLDHLAQLKGLAQRGPRHDAVKALLQKTNLWEHRDRRLGGFSGGMKQRFGIAQALLGNPKLLIVDEPTAGLDPAERFRFHNLLAEISTDVVVLLSTHIVSDVADLCQNMAILAQGNVVLSGHPLKLVDALQQRVWKRFISQQEELDALMKELEVIAVRRVAGQRLVHVYAETQPPGFEPANPDLEDVYFHALSRAQKQS
- a CDS encoding glycoside hydrolase 5 family protein produces the protein MSSSCRSTAAALALALCACGDGEPVMLEAVAADCAGGPAQQMDRLPSGSMVLNAYFLQEEAARDVRRGLSESPVLEEVLAKAAALGVRAVRTNGHNEAVSKVGDSAMQVAPLQYDEVSLEGLDRVLARARVHGVRLVLTLGNYWDAYGGARQYVEWAGLPQPVEGDPRFFTEPSVVAHYKAHVVRLLDRVNTVDGIRYGDHPAVLAWELLNEPRGKGLDKEGVKLRAWIDDVAREVKAHAPGHLVGTGEEGFEPSPEGYDAPFWAAVGSTMLRTPGSSFARNTASPFIDFASVHFYPEAWGLDGAGTAVAGAKWISEHAAIARSLGKPLFVGELGLRNEGDLDLSQRRALYRGWLECMREEGVGGGSLWMFANDSRPDAWDAHTFYFRDGTAPEDPVNRYADLIIEAASAAR